A single genomic interval of Arthrobacter sp. NicSoilB8 harbors:
- the aroC gene encoding chorismate synthase, which yields MLRWLTAGESHGPALVGIIEGVPAGVELTSDHISEALARRRLGYGRGARMKFEQDVVTILGGVRHGLTQGGPVAIQVGNTEWPKWEQIMSSDPVAPEILADQARNAPLTRPRPGHADFTGMQKYGFDEARPVLERASARETATRVALGTVAAAFLKQLGIELVSHTVSIASVAVPEGRPLPLPDNVLALDADPLRCFDRETSDAMVAEVDVAHKEGETLGGVVEVLAYGLPPGLGSYVHWDRRLDSRLAAALMGIQAIKGVEVGDGFLTAARRGSAAHDEIVKDANGKIIRTSNRAGGIEGGMSIGDVLRVRAAMKPIATVPRALKTVDVSTGEAAKAHHQRSDVCAVPAAGVVAEAMVALVLAEAVTEKFGGDSVQETARNIKGYLDNIPASLDSIGH from the coding sequence ATGTTGCGTTGGTTGACTGCCGGAGAATCCCATGGCCCGGCACTGGTCGGAATAATTGAAGGCGTGCCCGCCGGTGTGGAGCTCACCAGCGACCACATCAGCGAGGCCCTGGCCCGCCGGCGGCTCGGCTACGGCCGTGGCGCCCGGATGAAATTCGAGCAGGATGTGGTCACGATCCTCGGCGGCGTCCGCCACGGCCTGACCCAGGGCGGCCCCGTCGCCATCCAGGTCGGCAACACCGAGTGGCCCAAGTGGGAACAGATCATGTCCTCCGATCCCGTGGCTCCGGAGATCCTGGCCGACCAGGCCCGGAATGCCCCGCTCACCCGGCCCCGGCCCGGCCACGCCGATTTTACCGGCATGCAGAAATACGGCTTCGACGAGGCCCGCCCGGTCTTGGAGCGTGCCAGCGCCCGCGAGACGGCCACGAGGGTTGCGCTCGGCACGGTCGCCGCAGCGTTCCTCAAGCAGCTCGGAATCGAGCTCGTCTCCCACACCGTGTCCATCGCCAGCGTAGCCGTGCCGGAAGGCCGGCCGCTCCCGCTCCCGGACAACGTCCTGGCCCTCGACGCCGATCCGCTGCGCTGCTTCGACCGCGAAACCTCGGACGCCATGGTGGCCGAGGTCGACGTCGCGCACAAGGAGGGCGAAACCCTCGGCGGGGTCGTCGAAGTGCTTGCCTACGGCCTGCCGCCGGGACTTGGCAGCTACGTCCACTGGGACCGGCGCCTCGACTCGCGCCTGGCCGCGGCCCTCATGGGCATCCAGGCCATCAAGGGCGTTGAGGTCGGCGACGGCTTCCTCACGGCCGCCCGCCGCGGCTCGGCCGCCCACGACGAAATCGTCAAGGACGCGAACGGCAAGATCATCCGGACCTCCAACCGGGCCGGCGGGATTGAGGGCGGCATGAGCATCGGCGACGTGCTGCGCGTCCGTGCCGCCATGAAGCCGATCGCCACCGTGCCCCGCGCCCTCAAAACCGTCGACGTCAGCACCGGGGAAGCCGCCAAGGCCCACCACCAGCGCTCCGACGTCTGTGCCGTCCCGGCCGCCGGCGTAGTGGCCGAGGCCATGGTGGCCCTGGTGCTCGCCGAAGCGGTCACCGAAAAATTCGGCGGGGACTCCGTGCAGGAGACCGCCCGCAACATCAAGGGTTACCTGGACAACATCCCGGCGTCCCTGGACTCGATCGGCCACTAG
- a CDS encoding shikimate dehydrogenase: MTLRAAVLGHPISHSKSPALHRAAYAHLGVDIAYSAIDVTEAGLPAFMRQVRDEVRADGSWRGLSVTMPLKSAMVAEVDEVRGVARALGVVNTVAFESNGNGGGHTRLVAYNTDVPGIVNALRHAGAATAPTAAVLGGGGTSAAAIAALKELGAASAKVFVRDVSRATEARAASAAVGLPVQVLPLAGAAAAVAAADVVISTLPPRAADALAGELAEELAAKPAGALPPPDGQRLPSPGVLTPGVLLDVAYDPWPSRIAAAWQDAGGTVVPGLEMLIYQAVEQVRHFTGLGEAMPAGVIDVMCDAVGAPRRVF, translated from the coding sequence ATGACGCTGCGGGCGGCCGTGCTCGGGCATCCCATCAGCCACTCAAAGTCGCCGGCACTGCACCGGGCCGCTTACGCCCACCTGGGCGTGGACATCGCCTACTCCGCCATTGACGTAACCGAAGCCGGGCTGCCGGCCTTCATGCGGCAGGTCAGGGACGAGGTGCGCGCGGACGGTTCCTGGCGGGGGCTGTCGGTCACTATGCCGCTCAAATCCGCCATGGTGGCCGAAGTGGACGAGGTCCGGGGCGTGGCCCGCGCACTGGGGGTCGTCAACACCGTCGCGTTCGAATCCAACGGCAACGGTGGTGGCCACACCCGGTTGGTCGCCTACAACACGGACGTCCCCGGCATCGTCAACGCGCTCCGGCATGCGGGAGCCGCAACGGCCCCGACGGCAGCGGTCCTCGGCGGGGGCGGGACGTCGGCAGCCGCCATCGCCGCCCTCAAGGAACTCGGCGCCGCGTCGGCAAAGGTGTTCGTCCGCGATGTCAGCCGCGCCACGGAAGCCCGCGCGGCCTCCGCCGCCGTGGGTCTGCCCGTCCAGGTGCTTCCCCTCGCCGGGGCGGCAGCCGCCGTCGCCGCGGCCGACGTCGTCATTTCGACGCTGCCGCCCCGTGCGGCCGACGCGCTGGCCGGGGAACTGGCCGAAGAGCTGGCGGCGAAGCCGGCAGGAGCGCTGCCTCCGCCCGATGGCCAGAGGCTGCCCAGTCCGGGCGTGCTCACTCCCGGGGTGCTGTTGGACGTTGCCTACGATCCGTGGCCGAGCCGGATCGCGGCAGCCTGGCAGGACGCGGGGGGAACCGTGGTCCCCGGGCTTGAAATGCTCATTTACCAGGCGGTGGAGCAGGTACGGCACTTCACCGGGCTGGGCGAGGCCATGCCGGCCGGAGTCATAGATGTGATGTGTGACGCAGTCGGGGCGCCCCGACGGGTGTTCTAA
- the aroB gene encoding 3-dehydroquinate synthase, with amino-acid sequence MSTESTVIKVTGHTPSENYDVVVGRGLLASLPGLLGERVKRVLVIHPRALRLTGDTVREELAAAGFTALTAEIPDAEEGKHIEVASFCWQVLGQNDFTRSDAIVAVGGGAVTDLAGFVAATWLRGVKVIHMPTSLLGMVDASVGGKTGINTAEGKNLVGAFHPPAGVLADLDTLETLPKNEIISGMAEVIKCGFIADPAILDLIEKDPSAVSDPRSEVLRELIERAISVKARVVSEDLKETGQREILNYGHTLGHAIELVERYSWRHGAAVSVGMMFAAELARSVGRLSDADADRHRSILESLGLPITYRRDRWQALLEGMRRDKKSRGDLLRFVVLDGVGRPGILDVPDTSLLFAAYQEIAS; translated from the coding sequence GTGAGTACCGAATCAACCGTCATCAAAGTCACCGGACACACGCCCAGTGAGAACTACGACGTCGTAGTTGGCCGCGGCCTCCTGGCAAGCCTGCCGGGCCTCCTGGGCGAACGCGTCAAGCGCGTCCTGGTCATCCACCCCCGCGCGCTCCGGCTCACCGGCGACACCGTCCGGGAAGAACTGGCCGCCGCCGGCTTCACCGCCCTGACCGCCGAGATCCCCGACGCCGAAGAAGGCAAACACATCGAGGTGGCGTCCTTCTGCTGGCAGGTGCTGGGGCAGAACGACTTCACCCGCTCCGACGCGATCGTCGCGGTCGGCGGCGGCGCCGTGACAGACCTCGCCGGCTTTGTTGCCGCGACCTGGCTGCGCGGCGTCAAGGTCATCCACATGCCCACGAGCCTGCTGGGCATGGTGGACGCCTCGGTGGGCGGCAAGACCGGCATCAACACCGCCGAGGGCAAGAACCTGGTGGGCGCGTTCCACCCGCCCGCCGGGGTCCTGGCGGACCTTGACACGCTGGAGACGCTGCCGAAGAACGAGATCATTTCCGGCATGGCCGAGGTCATCAAGTGCGGCTTCATCGCCGACCCGGCCATCCTGGACCTGATCGAAAAGGACCCGTCCGCGGTCTCCGATCCCCGCTCGGAGGTGCTGCGGGAACTGATCGAGCGTGCCATCAGCGTCAAGGCCCGGGTGGTCTCCGAGGACCTGAAGGAAACCGGCCAGCGCGAGATCCTGAACTACGGCCACACCCTGGGCCACGCGATCGAACTCGTCGAGCGCTACTCCTGGCGGCACGGTGCGGCCGTCTCCGTGGGCATGATGTTCGCCGCCGAGCTCGCCCGCAGCGTCGGCCGGCTCAGCGACGCCGACGCCGACAGGCACCGCAGCATCCTTGAAAGCCTCGGGCTCCCGATCACCTACCGCCGGGACCGCTGGCAGGCCCTCCTCGAGGGCATGCGCCGGGACAAGAAGTCCCGCGGTGACCTGCTGCGCTTCGTGGTGCTCGACGGTGTCGGCCGGCCCGGCATTCTCGACGTCCCCGACACGTCCCTGCTCTTTGCCGCCTACCAGGAGATTGCCTCCTGA
- a CDS encoding shikimate kinase has product MAVGKSAVGQQLAQHLGWEFVDTDAVVVAQHGTIAEIFASRGEHAFRELEARAVAQAIEDARRSNAVISLGGGAVLDSGTQQLLGRCTVVYLECDAETVAERIARNSGRPLLAGDAMGRWRTLFATRQPVYERLADLILDVRRGTVSELAHRLEDALEEYAAAKTAGVPAPAATKEVE; this is encoded by the coding sequence ATGGCCGTGGGCAAATCGGCGGTCGGACAGCAGCTCGCGCAGCACCTCGGGTGGGAGTTCGTGGACACGGACGCCGTCGTGGTGGCACAGCACGGGACGATCGCGGAGATTTTCGCCAGCCGGGGCGAGCACGCCTTCCGTGAGCTGGAGGCCCGCGCCGTCGCGCAAGCCATTGAAGACGCGCGACGGAGCAACGCCGTCATTTCCCTCGGCGGCGGGGCCGTTCTCGACTCCGGTACCCAGCAGCTCCTGGGCCGCTGTACCGTGGTGTACCTCGAATGCGACGCCGAGACCGTGGCGGAACGCATCGCCCGGAATTCGGGCCGGCCGCTCCTGGCCGGCGATGCCATGGGCCGGTGGCGGACCTTGTTCGCCACCCGGCAGCCGGTCTACGAACGGCTTGCGGACCTCATCCTCGATGTCCGGCGCGGCACCGTTTCCGAACTGGCTCACCGGCTGGAAGATGCGCTGGAGGAGTATGCCGCGGCGAAGACCGCTGGCGTGCCCGCTCCGGCGGCAACAAAGGAAGTTGAATAG